The Callospermophilus lateralis isolate mCalLat2 chromosome 3, mCalLat2.hap1, whole genome shotgun sequence genome has a segment encoding these proteins:
- the LOC143394733 gene encoding olfactory receptor 4F3/4F16/4F29-like, producing MDGGNHSVVSEFVLLGLTSSWELQILLFVFFTTFYVASMLGNLLIVLTIISDHHLHSPMYFLLANLSFIDTGVSSIATPKMIYDLFRKHKAISLKGCITQMFFIHTVGGTEMVLLIVMAYDRYVAICKPLHYLTIMSLRMCTSLLAVAWAIGLIHSVVQLAFVVNLPFCRSNKMDSFYCDFPRFIKLACTDTYRLEFLVTANSGFISMGTFFILIVSYISILVTVRKHSSGGFSKALSTLSAHITVVVFFFGPCIIVYVWPFPTLAIDKFLAIFDAIITPFMNPVIYTFRNKEMKVAMRKLFVKALMSFRKSSFMHSSGNSD from the coding sequence ATGGACGGAGGAAATCACTCAGTGGTGTCTGAATTTGTGTTGCTGGGACTCACCAGTTCTTGGGAGCTTCAGATTCTCCTTTTTGTGTTCTTCACAACATTTTATGTGGCAAGTATGCTGGGAAACCTTCTCATTGTGCTTACGATCATCTCAGACCATCACTTACACTCCCCAatgtacttcttgctggcaaatcttTCCTTCATCGACACGGGAGTGTCCAGCATCGCCACTCCAAAGATGATTTATGACCTGTTCAGAAAGCATAAAGCCATCTCCTTGAAAGGATGCATCACACAGATGTTCTTCATTCACACTGTGGGAGGGACAGAGATGGTGCTGCTCATTGTCATGGCCTACGACCGATACGTGGCTATCTGCAAGCCCCTCCACTACCTGACCATCATGAGCCTGAGAATGTGCACTTCTCTTTTGGCTGTGGCTTGGGCCATTGGACTCATCCACTCTGTAGTCCAACTGGCTTTTGTTGTAAACTTGCCCTTTTGTAGAAGCAACAAAATGGATAGCTTTTACTGTGATTTTCCTCGGTTTATCAAACTTGCATGTACAGATACATACAGACTGGAGTTTCTGGTCACTGCCAACAGTGGTTTCATCTCCATGGGCACCTTCTTCATCTTGATTGTGTCTTATATCTCCATCCTGGTCACGGTTCGTAAACACTCCTCAGGAGGTTTCTCCAAGGCCCTCTCCACTCTCTCAGCTCACATCACTGTGGTGGTTTTTTTCTTTGGTCCTTGCATCATAGTCTATGTGTGGCCATTCCCCACCTTAGCCATAGATAAATTTTTAGCTATCTTTGATGCCATTATTACTCCTTTTATGAATCCTGTCATATATACATTTAGAAATAAGGAGATGAAAGTGGCAATGAGAAAACTCTTTGTTAAGGCTTTAATGAGTTTTAGGAAAAGTTCTTTCATGCACAGTTCAGGAAATTCAGATTAA